CTGGCAAGGAGTAGAAAGCGGGGCCATGCGCCTTGCTCACCTGCTCCTCGCCACGCTGATTCTCACCCTCCCGGCCTGCACCACCCTGCCCGCGCCCCCGCTCGCCGCACGGCCCACGGAGGTGTCGGTGCATGTCGAGCAGCTCCCCGAGACAGGCGCCTGGCGGGTGCGCTACCACTTCTCCAGCCCCACCCGCGAGGCGCGCTTCATCCGGCCCGGGTATGGCTACCGGCAGACGCACTGGAAGGTGAGCTCCCCCGCGGGGGTTCGAATCGAGGCCGTGGACGGGGAGGACCGGGTCTCCTCCGCGGGCGGCGAGGCGTTCGAGGCATTCGAGGTCGAGCTCACCCCCTTCGCCTGGAAGCCGGAGAAGGACTACCAGGCCTTCATCCCCTTCAGCGCGGGCGGCACGCTCGTCCACACGGGGCAGTTCAACCTGCGGCTCGCCACGGGCCCGTCCGGCGCCGGGGAGGCCCCCCCGCGGACGCTGTTCACCCTGGTGCCCCGTGCCGCGGAGCGGGTCGTCCTTCCGGGCCGGGTGATCGCCGGGCCCGTGGAGTGGGAAGGCTCGGAGGACGGCACCTATGCCTACTTCGGTCCTGCCATGGCCCTCGAATCGGAGCACCTCGTCGCCGTGGTCGACTCGGGCCTGCCCGGGTGGATCCGCCAACGGACGGAGGCCCTCCTGCCCCGGCTCTTCGCCTTCTACGCGGAACGGACGGGGACCCGCCTGGGCCAGCGGGCCACCGTCTTCCTGAGCTTCGCGGAGGAGCCGCGGCCCCGGAGCATCAGCATGAACGGCGGAGCGCTCGAGGGGCTCATCCAACTGGAGGTACGGCTCGGGAGTGACATCCAGCGGGAGGAGGACGCCAAGGTGGAGGAGCGGCTGCTGCAGCTCACCGCCCACGAGGCCGCGCACCTGTGGTACGGGCGGCTGCTCTCCCACGAGGTGAACGGCGGCGACTGGATGCACGAGGGAGGGGCCGACGCCTTCGCCTACCGGGCGCTGCTGCACCTGGGGTTGCTCTCGCGCGAGGCCTACCTGGCACGCCTCTCGGACGCCGCCTCGCAGTGCGCCCTGGGGCTGGAGGGCCGGGCGCTGAAGGACGTGTCCCGCCCCGGCCGGTACCGCAACCACTACACCTGCGGCTCCACCCTCGCGCTCATCGCCGAGGCGGAGCTGCGCAAGGCCCACCCCGGCGAGGACGTGTTCACCCACTGGGCCCGGCTCCTCGCGCTGGCCGGTGCCTCCCGCAGGTACGACGAGTCCCTCTACTTCCAGGCGCTCGCCGATCGGGGGGTACCCGCCGCTGCGCTGGCGAGGATGCGGCGGCTCATCGACGAGCCCCTCCCCAGGGCCGATGCGCTCCTGCTCGAGGCGCTGCGGGCGGGGGAGCTGGAGGTCGAGGCGACGGAGGGGGGCCCCCCGGACTTCCTCATGCAGGTGGGGGGCCGGGCGCTGCGCTTCGCGCTGAGGACGGACTGCGGTGAAGGTTTTCGCGTCCGCACCGTCCAGGGCGAGGCCATGGAGGTCGATGCCCGATGCCAGACGCTGGGCCCTCAGCCGCACCTCGCGTCCCTGGCGGGGCACTCGCTCACGGGGAACCTCGCGGCCGCCTACGACGCCGCGGCCGAGCAGTGCACCCGCCAGGGCGCCGTGGAGGTGGGCTTGAGCGGCGCTCCCGCGCCCGTTCGGGTCCGCTGCGAGCCACCGGTGCCCCAGCGCACGCCCTACCTGCGCCTGCGCACGGCGCCCTGACCCAGGGGGCCCAGCGCCCGAGTCCCTGCCCTCCCCCCGGCCATCTGCTCGAAATTCCTCCCCGTTGCCCGGAAAGCAGGGCCACGTGTCAAAAGGGAAGTCGCCTTCCCTCAAGAGGATTTCAGATGCCATCGAGCAATCTCCGGCTCCACCCCGAATCGGCCGGCCGTGCACTCCCCGAGCGGCTCCAGCGGGCCCTGGAGACGCTGTCGGGCTACGACCTGAGCGACGTGCGCGTGCACGCCGATTCCGCCCTGCCGGCGCGGGTGGGGGCTCGGGCTTTCGCGCATGGGTGCGACATCTACCTGGCGCGGGGGGCCGAGGAGACCCTGGCGCATGAGTCCTGGCATGTCGTGCAGCAGAAGCAGGGGCGGGTGCGGGCCACGCGCGAGCTGGGCTCCGTGGCCGTGGGGCTCGGCGGCGCCGGGTTGAATGACGACCGGGAGCTCGAGGCCGAGGCGGAGGTGATGGGCCAGATCGCGCTCCTGCTCTCGCTCGCTGGCGACGGGCTCCCCCGCCGCGAGGGGCTCCGCTTCGCCCCGGTCGCCCGGCCCTCCGTCCAGAGAAGCGTTGTCCTTGCCAATACGAGTTATCGCAACCTGGAGCGCTTCCAGAAGGAAGTCGCGGCTCAACTCGAGGTGAAGAAAATCCAAGTCGTGGACCTCCCAGCCATCGTCGGAGACATCTTCGATGAAGGCAACCTGTATCGCGGATGGCCAGAACTGCTGAGGGAAATCTTCATTCGCGAGGTGGGGTATCGAGCGGAAAGCAAGATGCGGGAGCTGATGCTGGTGAACCAGAAACAGTACCAGCCCCTGCTGGATGCGCGGGCGCAGTACAAGAAACAAGAGACTGATCTCTACCAATCGCAATTGAGCCTGGCGAACCCCGAGGAACGGAAATACCCAAGCGAAACCGACCTCAGTCGGGCTCTCTCGAAATACAAAAAACAGCTCTACGCCAATGCACAGCAGCCGGTGATGCGGTGGACGAACCCTCTCTATTTCACGGGGAAGGTCAACCCCATCCTGAAGTTCCCGATGTATCAATGGCTGAGCAACAAGCTCGGTTCCCCCAGCGAGATGAACTGCTGGGAAATCGTCATCTACTCCCTCGTTCAGACCGGGCTGGTGCCCAAGGAGTATCTGGCGTGGTGCGATGCGCCGACCAAGATCCCGCTCGTGGAGCTGGAAGGCGGTCAAAACAAGTTCCCCACGCCCTCGAGGCTTCTGTCGTGGATGATCCGGAACAAAGACTCCTTCTTCATGACCGGGGCCGGCCGGAAGGAATATAAGAATCTTCCCGGCGACCCGGTCGTGCCCATCACGAGTGACGCGCGAACGGACTTCATCCGCATCCCGAATCACATGGTCATTCCCAGGGGACGCCTCGTGTGCTTTGGGCCGGCCTTCCATGTCGCGCTCTCCACGGGGACGCGCGTGGCGCTCAAGACCGAAGCCGCCAGAGCCCACTGCCGGGTGGACTACGGCCACGGAATCCTCGAGCTCGACTCATACACCGGTACGGTCAGGGAGATTGCCCTGGAGGATCTCCTGGAGCCGAGGCCCCTCTACCTGCAGCAATTCCTCACCGTCTCTCCCTTTCCGGTCATTCCAAAGGATGGCTCCGTGAAGTTGACGTTGCCGTCCGAGTCTTCCGCGAAAGGGGACAATGCCAAGCAGAAGACCAAGCGGGGGGAGCTCCGGAACAAGCTCGTCATCCCCATCAAGAAAACGCGTACCAGGTTGCTGGAGGAGAAGGAGGCGGCTCAAAAGACTCCCTTGTACAAGAAGAAGAAGCTCCAAGATGAGCGGGAGACCGCCTCGGCCCAGAGGCAGCTCGAGATCGACGAGCAGATCGCCCAATGCAATCAAGAGGTCGCCAACCTCGAGAGCGAGTGGAAGAATAAAGACAAGCTTGAAGAAGTAAAGGAACTCGAGGCCGCCGCCGAGACCGACCGGCAATTCCAGGAGTGGCGCGACCAGGAAGCCGGCAACACCAAGATCCAGGAGTTCAAATACTCCCCCACCAATCCCTACCAGGGCGATGTTCCCTTCCCGTATCAAATCGATTGAGCCCGCCGGAAGCTAGAATCCTCTCATCATCCTAGATAGGGACAACATGTCACTCAGCCACCTCCTTCAAAAGTTCGATTCCCTGGGTCCGATGGGGCCCCGCGCTCAGCTCACCCTCGACCAGGAGTTCACGGGGTCGGCGGAGCTGATCACCATGTTCCGCGCCGCGCTGGATGCGGAGTGCGTGAGCCTGAATACGGTCACCGGCCAGAGCTCCCGCGGGGAGGACCATCTCCAGCTCTCGGGAACCACGACGCTGCTGAACATGACGGATGTCCAGGCGACGTTCCTGGCCCGAGAGCTCGACGGCGAGCTCGCCGTCACCCTGGAGCTCCTGATTCCCTCGGGGTGGTCGTTCTCGACGCTCTTCCCGCTCCTGCCCGAGCACTCCACCGCGGCACTCGAGCTCGACACGGGCGAGAAGATCGTCGAGCCCCACTTCTTGAACCAGCTCAGCCTCGGGGCGGGCCGGCTCATCTTTTCCAACCGCGCCTACTACGACGAGACGCATGCGTGCCAGATGGTTCCCGGCCTCAACTACGTTGGAGAGCTCTACCTCGCGGGCGTGCTCTTCGACATGGGACTCATGCTGGGGCAGCGGACCCCGGTATCGCTCTCCGGCCCTCTTCGTGAGTTCCAGGCCGTTCGTGACCCCATGGAGTTCCTCGGGGTCCGCCTCTCCGCTCCTGTGGATGTCGGTTTCTCACCCCTGGGACC
The sequence above is drawn from the Archangium gephyra genome and encodes:
- a CDS encoding DUF4157 domain-containing protein is translated as MPSSNLRLHPESAGRALPERLQRALETLSGYDLSDVRVHADSALPARVGARAFAHGCDIYLARGAEETLAHESWHVVQQKQGRVRATRELGSVAVGLGGAGLNDDRELEAEAEVMGQIALLLSLAGDGLPRREGLRFAPVARPSVQRSVVLANTSYRNLERFQKEVAAQLEVKKIQVVDLPAIVGDIFDEGNLYRGWPELLREIFIREVGYRAESKMRELMLVNQKQYQPLLDARAQYKKQETDLYQSQLSLANPEERKYPSETDLSRALSKYKKQLYANAQQPVMRWTNPLYFTGKVNPILKFPMYQWLSNKLGSPSEMNCWEIVIYSLVQTGLVPKEYLAWCDAPTKIPLVELEGGQNKFPTPSRLLSWMIRNKDSFFMTGAGRKEYKNLPGDPVVPITSDARTDFIRIPNHMVIPRGRLVCFGPAFHVALSTGTRVALKTEAARAHCRVDYGHGILELDSYTGTVREIALEDLLEPRPLYLQQFLTVSPFPVIPKDGSVKLTLPSESSAKGDNAKQKTKRGELRNKLVIPIKKTRTRLLEEKEAAQKTPLYKKKKLQDERETASAQRQLEIDEQIAQCNQEVANLESEWKNKDKLEEVKELEAAAETDRQFQEWRDQEAGNTKIQEFKYSPTNPYQGDVPFPYQID